The following are encoded together in the Misgurnus anguillicaudatus chromosome 14, ASM2758022v2, whole genome shotgun sequence genome:
- the rs1a gene encoding retinoschisin 1a gives MEFRLQHMLLLAILLVTKGFVGLQAQEDGNETWAEKTCKCDCDEDSKLLSKGFRSTWAQGMVCMPECPYHKPLGFEEGSVTSDQISSSNQEQYTGWFSSWTANKARLNSQGFGCAWLSKFQDTNQWLQIDLKEIKVVSGILTQGRCDSEEWMTKYSVQYRTNEKLNWIYYKDQTGNNRLFYGNSDSSSTVQNLLRPPIVARYIRIIPLGWHTRIAIRLELLLCMNKCT, from the exons ATGGAGTTCAGACTGCAGCACATGTTACTGTTGGCCATCCTGCTGGTGACTAAAG GTTTTGTTGGGCTTCAGGCTCAAgag GATGGCAATGAGACATGGGCTGAAAAAACTTGCAAATGTGATTGTGATGAAGATTCCAAGCTGCTTTCTAAAGGTTTTAGATCCACCTGGGCACAGGGTATGGTCTGCATGCCAG AGTGTCCTTACCATAAGCCCCTTGGGTTTGAGGAAGGGTCTGTGACATCAGATCAAATCAGCTCCTCCAATCAAGAGCAGTATACGGGCTGGTTCTCCTCCTGGACTGCAAACAAAGCGAGACTCAACAGTCAGGGATTTGG GTGTGCCTGGCTGTCTAAATTTCAGGATACCAACCAGTGGCTGCAGATTGACCTGAAGGAAATCAAAGTGGTTTCTGGTATCCTGACCCAGGGGCGCTGTGACTCGGAGGAGTGGATGACTAAATATAGCGTGCAGTACCGCACCAATGAGAAACTCAACTGGATCTACTACAAGGACCAGACTGGAAACAACAGA TTGTTCTATGGGAACTCTGACAGTTCATCAACAGTCCAGAACCTGCTGCGTCCACCTATCGTAGCGCGTTACATCCGTATCATACCACTGGGTTGGCACACCCGCATCGCTATCCGCCTGGAATTACTACTTTGCATGAATAAATGCACCTGA